The genomic window aatgtGCTATGTTCGTTCATATTTGTGATCTTCAATTATCACACGCAAATCAACCCCCACGACTATATCACATCACAATGTCACATACATGATACATGTACAATATGATAATGACAATTTCGGAAACAAACAAATAGGTATTCAAAATCAAAACGATTACTAACGTGATCATTTAACAACAGACAATTGTTCAATTATTTTACATGATTTTGATCGTCTAAAAGAAAAAGGTCATGCGAACAAATGTCTTAGGACACTAATTAAGTacacagtaaaaaaaaatgctttggaaattataatttttaaactaCAAAATGTAAAATACAACTTTCTTTCaagtcaaaatttctatatGGCTTGCAAAACATAcaccattttaaaagttttagcattttccaaaagaaaaaaaaaggacaacACGACACAGCTATGATGATAACAATAACTGAGAAAtcaggaagagagagagagagagagagagagagagagagagagagagagaacaatTTTTATGGTCCATACTCCATACAATGTTGATAGAGGGTTTTTGAAGGCCACAAATATACGATTTCTTATCATTTTTCCATCATCCCACCAAATAGaattttacattttcttttctattcacATTTTCTTCATCTAAATAGTttagagaaacaaaaacaaatatagtgTTATTTTAAAGATGTTTTAATCTTGTACTTTGTACAAAAAAAGTTATCCAATGATGGACAATTTAGAATCaaagtacaacaaaagttgacCTCAGTCCCTTACGCACCCTTTGATGTAAAACAAAAAGTCCAGATGATTCTGAAAGGCAACAAGCAATTTAACAATAGGTTGGAAagttaaaattgaataattgttGTCAATTTTGACTACGGAAGGTTTTAATAGCCGAAATTAGGCATGCTGCAAATAATTCCTTGTGACATTTTTTAGCTATACGGTAGCTTAGACCAAATTTCaaagtgatattttttttttttgagaaaaaatttcaaagtgatATTGACATACTGTTGCCCACAGAAGATGGCACAAATTTCAGATTATGAAGCTTTGACAGAGGCATATGCAGAACAAAAAGATACGAGACACGAGAAACAATGTTTTGGTTGAGAAACAAAATGCAGCATTGGCTCAATTTGACTTGTACCAGACAAAAATATGAATATACTCAAAAACAGGGTTGCAGGCTGCAGCCAAGCCATGCCCATGTTGAGTAAATGCACCACAGATGGAGGGAGAAAGATAATAAAGAGAAAGGGCAATGTaccattattaaaaataaaataaaaatatgatcagCTGTATAGTGTATTTCATCATCTCTTCCACACATTTTATGTAATTGGGATCCTAAAATCCAAACAACATAATGGAAGATGAGTACAAATTATTTCACAAACACAGCATTGCCCTATCTATTATAGCACATTATGGTGCATAAAACTGTAACAACACGACAATGATGATGAATTCATGATGATCTATTTAGCCTCTGATAAAATGAAATAACAGAAGTACCTAACCAAGTTCTAGGCTGCAAAATTTCtgtcaaaaaattatatcattcaTTTAATAATTACTGTCAACCAATACTCCCAAAAGAACAGGTTTTCTAGAACCTTGCCTATAACATTTTTGATTAATTTCAGTTAAACAGTCTCTTCTTAATTTGCTGTTTTGACTGCAATGTAAAATGGCTATCCAGGACTTAAGCTCCGAATTGTATTTCCGCGTATGATCCAGGCATCGAACAACAAAATGACCCATCATTTTCTACAACAATCTGCATGAACCTAAGACGCCTCTACTTCCATCTGGTCTTCACTTCCAACTCTCTGATAAAATAACACATATGCAGCTGAAGATttaatttcagcttcattaacaGGACTGACATGACTGTCATCGAAATGGTACCACTTATTATCATCAATCAACTGCACAGgagaaataacataaaattaagcACAAAAGCATCTCACGCAGCACGAAGAATCCACAATTACAAAATCAAGAGTTGGCATGACCACACAAAGCATGAAAAACCAAATATCATTATCACTGTGCATGTTAAGAACGTACCTTAGCATATGCAGTGTAATGCCCACCACCTAGACCACCATAATGGTTGCTGATTGCATAAAGGTTATACACATAGGAAGTTCCATCCTTATTTTTCACATACTTGGTCAAATCAAGATTGTGAATGGGAAAGTTCACAAAGGTATCAAGTTTGTTTTTCAAGTATCTGCTATATGAGAATCGCTTCAAGTGAAAAACCAGAATCTCTGGCAATTTCCACAAGTCTAGTTTCTTGGTAGCTTGTCTGTGTTCCTTGCATTGAGGGCAGTacctaattaattttttaaaagagaaaaaaattaaagcaaCAATATTTCCCATAATGTGACCGGTAGTCTACTATGAAATCCATTTCAAAAACATCAAAGCAATCTTACCACATGTCATCTGGTCCTAGAGGTTCTTCAGTCAAGAATGCCTCCAAGCATGAAAACAAAGAAATAGCTTCTGGCCGGGTTTTTTTCACAGTGAATCCAGTTTTGTGGACTTCGGGaagatccctcagatagctgGCATCATATAATTCATATTCTTTCTCAGTCCAGTCAAGATAGACCTTTATAAGTGCATCAGGTTTAATCACAGATTCCTTCTCAATGGGCTCCCAGTTATAACCGTCTTTGTCGGTCAAAGCGAGTTGGAAAGACGACTCCCCACAGGATGTCCCCTCTTGTTCACTAGTGCCAAATGTCATGTTCCTCGGCTCACTTTGCGAATTAGAGATGCTCGATTGCTCATCACCATCAGCCGAGATGAAACCATTTTCCTTCCCTTCATGATACTTGGTTGAAGAATGTGCTTTTCTTAAAGGTGCCAACATTCTGTGTACATATGTCTCAATGTTGGCTCCATATTGAGGGTCTTCTGCCAAATAAGTAACCAAGGGAGTTCCAAAGATCTTCTTAACCCCGCCCTTCACACTGTCCAGTGAACATCAAGATAATTCAAACATCAAATTGACCAGTAATAGAGAGATTGAAGCATTATAACGTTCTAAATCATTGATACATGTACAATAAGTGAAATCTAAATAACTGGTTATGCAATCATGATGTGGCAAACTTCTCTATGCTAAGCCACAGCACCAAATGATTGTGCATACTATCCTACACCAAATATAGCAGGTACCAACTTGAATGGTACCTGCAAAATTATGTAGTACTTGAAATGCCCAATAGTGGAGACAATGACCAAAACATCAGAAAAATGATGGGAACTGTGGTCTGGTGCTTTGGGTTATAAACACTGATAAGAATTTAACCAAAGTTTATTACAACTACCAACAGAATTCAAGTAACCATTCAGAATAAATTTATCAAGAATTTTTTAATCCAAATTCACTGTAATGTCACTTGGGAAATAAAAACTATCATATATAGGAACAATAACTCAACAGTCACTTGGGTTATAAACACTGATGAGAATTTTAACCAAAGTTTACCAAAAGTGGTTTACTTACTTATCCAGACATCGGTGCGTTATTTCTAGTTTTGTTTTCCTGGCTCCATTCTTGAATCGATAGGCCACAATATGTTCCTCGTCCTTTATTGAAGTCAATGATTCCAATGGATTATCCAGATAGCGATAAATCTTATTCTCATAAACCTGAGAGATAGACAATATAAAACATTAACGATGAATAAAATCAAAGTCAAGTAGAAATGCCAACAATAGATATAAATTTTCTGAGAAGCACTTGCCTCTGCAAGAAAAAGCATTTCATCACTCTTCAAACAGCATGCAGTGCCCAATGCTTGGCCAAGATCTCTGCAGCAACCATGCTTCAGAACAGTAACGGTGTATGGCATTGGAAGACCACTCCCATCACAATAAAATACAGTAACCGTCATTGTCCGGGTGACAGTGGAAGGAAGGGGTAATGATAAGTACATAAAGGGGTCGAAAGTGATTGAAATTTTGCCACATTCAGGACAAACCAGTGTTGATTTGTATTGACCCTGATCATTTTAttcaagaaaaatcaaaatgtcAAGGTAAGGAAAGATACCCGATATGTGCTTAAGTTGAAACTCTATCTTGCCAAGCTTTAGTGGAAACCCAAGCTCAAGAATTGATAGAAATAAATCACAAGGTTTCTCAACAAAGCATGTAGCTATCAGCTTATCAATGGAAGATCAACTGGAACTCATGTAATATGAATGCAAAACAAGGATGTATATATAAGTACTCACCTGGCATTCATCAACAATCAATGAATCATTCCGAGCCATGTGATTTTTCCAACACTCATATGCGACTTCCTCATCTGGCCTACCATCCGAGTCCTTCATTTCAATGTAAGGCTTTTGTTTCACACGATTCAAATCTTCATGCAGTCCATCCAATAAAAAGGCAAGCAATtcctaaaaaaaagtaattcaCGACTCAGAATATACAAGTGGAAGTTCAATATTAGTACGAAAGGTCAATTTTAAAACAACCATTAAGT from Trifolium pratense cultivar HEN17-A07 linkage group LG1, ARS_RC_1.1, whole genome shotgun sequence includes these protein-coding regions:
- the LOC123902499 gene encoding ubiquitin carboxyl-terminal hydrolase 9-like, yielding MTIAESDFPIDNGVSCVPLSPEEEKRIVSELVKKSELNLKEGNLYFVVSNRWFSRWQRYVGDCAGMLSTDQQSSDRPGPIDNSDIITNGSNCDGNDLDIHRTLAEETDYVLVPQEVWERLLEWYKGGPALPRKLISQGVGQKQYSIEVYPLCLKVTDARDNSVSIVKLSKKATMSELYELVCKVKGVEPNEASIWDYFNLSKQSLLTASDHQTLEDANITMDHDILLDVSVDTDRSTHSGVHSMGNELALVPLEPQRSTVSIAGGPALSNGHTTGSGFNLYQGSGHTTGSGFNSYQGSSVSSSLTTVDDKYDGSRGERGGLAGLQNLGNTCFMNSSIQCLVHTPPLVEFFLQDYSDEINMDNPLGMRGELALAFGDLLRKLWSSGRTAVAPRAFKGKLARFAPQFSGYNQHDSQELLAFLLDGLHEDLNRVKQKPYIEMKDSDGRPDEEVAYECWKNHMARNDSLIVDECQGQYKSTLVCPECGKISITFDPFMYLSLPLPSTVTRTMTVTVFYCDGSGLPMPYTVTVLKHGCCRDLGQALGTACCLKSDEMLFLAEVYENKIYRYLDNPLESLTSIKDEEHIVAYRFKNGARKTKLEITHRCLDNVKGGVKKIFGTPLVTYLAEDPQYGANIETYVHRMLAPLRKAHSSTKYHEGKENGFISADGDEQSSISNSQSEPRNMTFGTSEQEGTSCGESSFQLALTDKDGYNWEPIEKESVIKPDALIKVYLDWTEKEYELYDASYLRDLPEVHKTGFTVKKTRPEAISLFSCLEAFLTEEPLGPDDMWYCPQCKEHRQATKKLDLWKLPEILVFHLKRFSYSRYLKNKLDTFVNFPIHNLDLTKYVKNKDGTSYVYNLYAISNHYGGLGGGHYTAYAKLIDDNKWYHFDDSHVSPVNEAEIKSSAAYVLFYQRVGSEDQMEVEAS